In Phyllopteryx taeniolatus isolate TA_2022b chromosome 22, UOR_Ptae_1.2, whole genome shotgun sequence, one DNA window encodes the following:
- the ppp1r12a gene encoding protein phosphatase 1 regulatory subunit 12A isoform X7: protein MKMADAKQKRNEQLKRWLGSETDLEPPILKKKKTKVKFDDGAVFLAACSSGDTEEVLRMLDRGADINYANVDGLTALHQACIDDNPDMVTFLVAHGASINQPDNEGWIPLHAAASCGYLGIAEYLIGHGASVGVVNSEGETPLDIAEEEAMEELLQNEINRQGVDIEAARKEEERVMLRDARQWVNSGQIQDIRHAKSGGTALHVAAAKGYVEVLKLLIQAGYDVNIKDYDGWTPLHAAAHWGKEEACRILVENLCDMDVINKMGQTPFDVSDEDVLGYLEELQKKQNLLISEKKEDKKSPLIETTTTGDNNQPLKPLKSKEMLLLEPEKTAPRIETLEPEKVDEEEEEEEGKKDESSCSSEEEEEEDSESENEADKSKPSASVGNSTTPARGGITGSSPASPTNQLTGPSSPTKKFDYVAPLMPVAEPGCPALWRQGLRKTGISLVPKKATVATQPAAKVSAKVEEERKDESPASWRLGLRKTGSYGALAEITATKEAQREKDTTTGVMRSASSPRLSSSLDNKDKEKEKDKGTRLAYVAPTIPRRLASTSDIDEKENRDSAALIRSGSYTRRRWDDDLKNSEGTTSTNRTSSYQRSTSHTLALGRSGSTRDVPAKSSSTSSLDPNTCHTKPWQPPASHYQSYSIYRSGSFGRRYDALSSSTTATTPASTLSSWSSSTTTTTTTTTTTTSSSVTSPTGHRGLGSASTRAGSAGLTSRYWSEESAEREKDKERESATVIPTINTGSTTTAIGTSGINTATTGTGPERRRSYLTPVRDEESESQRKARSRQARQSRRSTQGVTLTDLQEAEKTIGRSRTPKSREEEKQDKEKQEEKKEYESKEDDYRPKYRSFEDRYRISSTTSSSSISTLSTASAPSYSSTALTSSSGCLNRPNSLTGITSSYSRSSRDTEKEMDKKEEEKEGDDKSQPRSIRDRRRPREKRRSTGVSFWTQDGDDNDPDRQSDSEEGSVKGEVQVDRLSRNDGGSAASSLDRNDSLLGYGESRRTYSSRLDRDDTTDYKKLYEQILAENEKLKAQLRDTDLELADLKLQLEKATQERRALERKISEMEEELKNLPQVKQVQALRQVKERLQAENRALARVVAKLSRAARSQPPPVDL from the exons CCCTCCACCAG GCGTGCATAGACGACAACCCGGACATGGTGACGTTCCTGGTGGCGCACGGGGCCAGCATCAACCAACCCGACAACGAGGGCTGGATCCCCCTCCACGCCGCCGCGTCCTGCGGGTACCTGGGCATCGCAGA GTACCTCATCGGCCACGGGGCCAGCGTGGGCGTGGTGAACAGCGAGGGCGAGACGCCGCTGGACATCGCCGAGGAGGAGGCCATGGAGGAGCTCCTGCAGAACGAGATCAACCGGCAAG GCGTGGACATCGAGGCGGCCCGCAAGGAGGAGGAGCGCGTCATGCTGCGAGACGCTCGCCAGTGGGTCAACAGCGGCCAGATCCAGGACATCCGGCACGCCAAATCCGGAGGAACGGCGCTCCACGTCGCCGCCGCCAAGGGCTACGTGGAGGTTTTAAA GCTTTTAATCCAAGCAGGGTATGATGTAAATATTAAGGACTACGACGGGTGGACTCCGCTACACGCGGCGGCGCACTGGGGCAAGGAGGAGGCCTGCAGGATACTGGTGGAGAACCTTTGCGACATGGACGTCATCAATAAAATG GGCCAGACGCCTTTTGACGTCTCGGACGAAGACGTTCTGGGATACTTGGAAGAGctgcaaaagaaacaaaatctg CTGATAAGTGAGAAGAAGGAAGACAAGAAGTCCCCACTGATTGAAACCACCACCACGGGGGACAACAACCAACCACTGAAACCACTCAAGAG CAAAGAAATGCTACTGCTGGAGCCAGAGAAGACCGCCCCGCGGATCGAGACCCTGGAGCCCGAGAAggtggacgaggaggaggaggaagaggagggcaaAAAGGACGAGTCCAGCTGTTccagcgaggaggaggaggaggaagattcGGAGTCGGAGAACGAAGCGG ATAAGAGCAAACCCTCGGCGTCCGTGGGCAACAGCACGACGCCCGCCCGGGGCGGCATCACCGGGTCCTCTCCCGCCAGTCCTACCAACCAGCTGACCGGCCCCTCGTCGCCCACTAAGAAG TTTGATTATGTTGCCCCCCTCATGCCCGTGGCCGAGCCCGGCTGTCCCGCATTGTGGCGTCAAGGCTTGCGCAAAACTGGCATTTCTCTAGTGCCCAAAAAAGCCACG GTCGCCACCCAACCCGCCGCCAAGGTCTCGGCCAAAGTGGAGGAGGAGCGCAAGGACGAGTCGCCGGCGTCGTGGCGCCTGGGCCTGCGGAAGACGGGCAGCTACGGGGCGCTGGCGGAGATCACGGCCACCAAAGAGGCGCAGCGGGAGAAGGACACCACCACGGGGGTGATGCGCTCGGCCTCCAGCCCGCGCCTCTCCTCCTCGCTggacaacaaagacaaagagaAG GAGAAGGACAAGGGAACTCGGCTCGCCTACGTGGCACCAACCATTCCCAGGAGACTGGCCAGTACATCGGACATCGACGAGAAGGAAAACAG GGACTCTGCCGCGCTGATCCGTAGCGGCTCCTACACCCGGCGGCGCTGGGACGATGACCTGAAGAACAGCGAAGGGACCACCTCCACAAACAGAACCTCCAGCTACCAGCGGAG CACGTCCCACACGCTAGCGCTAGGGCGGAGCGGCAGCACGCGGGACGTGCCGGCAAAGTCTTCGTCCACCTCCAGCTTGGACCCTAACACCTGTCACACTAAACCCTGGCAGCCGCCCGCCTCCCACTACCAGTCGTACAGCATTTACCGCAG CGGCTCTTTCGGCAGACGATACGACGCCTTGAGCTCCTCGACGACCGCCACCACCCCCGCCTCCACCTTGTCCTCCTggtcctcctccaccaccaccaccacaacaaccaccaccaccaccacctcatCATCGGTTACCTCGCCCACCGGGCACCGCGGCCTGGGCTCCGCCTCCACCCGCGCTGGCTCCGCCGGTCTCACCAGCAG GTACTGGTCAGAGGAGAGCGCAGAGAGGGAAAAGGACAAGGAGCGGGAGTCGGCCACGGTCATCCCCACCATAAACACTGGCTCTACCACCACCGCCATCGGCACGTCCGGCATTAACACCGCCACCACGGGCACGGGCCCCGAACGACGCAG gtcaTACCTGACACCCGTACGGGACGAGGAGTCCGAGTCCCAGCGGAAAGCTCGCTCCAGGCAGGCCCGCCAGTCGAGGAGGTCCACGCAG GGCGTCACTCTGACCGACCTGCAAGAGGCCGAGAAGACCATCGGCAGGAGTCGCACCCCGAAGAGCCGCGAGGAGGAGAAGCAGGACAAGGAGAAgcaggaggagaagaaggagtACGAATCCAAGGAGGACGACTACCGACCAAAGTATCGCAGCTTTGAAGAC CGCTACCGCATCTCCTCCACCACCTCGTCGTCCTCCATTTCCACGCTCAGCACTGCCTCGGCCCCGTCTTACTCCAGCACCGCGTTGACCTCCAGCTCCGGCTGCCTCAACAGGCCCAACAGCCTGACGGGCATCACCTCCTCCTACAGCCGCTCCTCCAGGGACACCGAGAAAG aaatggacaaaaaggaggaggagaaggagggcgACGACAAGTCTCAGCCTCGCTCCATCCGGGATCGCAGGCGGCCCCGCGAGAAGCGACGATCCACCGGCGTCTCTTTTTGGACCCAAGAT GGGGATGACAACGACCCTGACCGGCAGTCCGACTCGGAGGAGGGCAGCGTCAAGGGAGAGGTGCAG GTGGACCGGTTGTCCAG GAACGACGGCGGCAGCGCGGCGTCCTCCCTGGACCGCAACGACTCGCTGCTCGGCTACGGCGAGAGTCGGAGGACTTACTCCAGCCGGCTGGACAGAGACGACACCACCGACTACAAGAAG CTCTACGAGCAGATCTTGGCTGAGAACGAGAAGCTGAAGGCGCAGTTACGCGACACGGACCTGGAGCTGGCCGACTTGAAGCTGCAACTGGAGAAGGCCACGCAG GAAAGACGAGCTCTCGAAAGGAAAATTTCTGAGATGGAGGAGGAACTCAAG AACCTCCCGCAGGTAAAGCAGGTTCAGGCTCTGCGTCAGGTTAAGGAGCGGCTGCAGGCCGAGAACCGGGCGCTGGCCCGCGTGGTGGCGAAGCTCTCGCGGGCCGCCCGCAGCCAGCCGCCCCCCGTCGACCTCTAA
- the ppp1r12a gene encoding protein phosphatase 1 regulatory subunit 12A isoform X10 translates to MKMADAKQKRNEQLKRWLGSETDLEPPILKKKKTKVKFDDGAVFLAACSSGDTEEVLRMLDRGADINYANVDGLTALHQACIDDNPDMVTFLVAHGASINQPDNEGWIPLHAAASCGYLGIAEYLIGHGASVGVVNSEGETPLDIAEEEAMEELLQNEINRQGVDIEAARKEEERVMLRDARQWVNSGQIQDIRHAKSGGTALHVAAAKGYVEVLKLLIQAGYDVNIKDYDGWTPLHAAAHWGKEEACRILVENLCDMDVINKMGQTPFDVSDEDVLGYLEELQKKQNLLISEKKEDKKSPLIETTTTGDNNQPLKPLKSKEMLLLEPEKTAPRIETLEPEKVDEEEEEEEGKKDESSCSSEEEEEEDSESENEADKSKPSASVGNSTTPARGGITGSSPASPTNQLTGPSSPTKKFDYVAPLMPVAEPGCPALWRQGLRKTGISLVPKKATVATQPAAKVSAKVEEERKDESPASWRLGLRKTGSYGALAEITATKEAQREKDTTTGVMRSASSPRLSSSLDNKDKEKEKDKGTRLAYVAPTIPRRLASTSDIDEKENRDSAALIRSGSYTRRRWDDDLKNSEGTTSTNRTSSYQRSGSFGRRYDALSSSTTATTPASTLSSWSSSTTTTTTTTTTTTSSSVTSPTGHRGLGSASTRAGSAGLTSRYWSEESAEREKDKERESATVIPTINTGSTTTAIGTSGINTATTGTGPERRRSYLTPVRDEESESQRKARSRQARQSRRSTQGVTLTDLQEAEKTIGRSRTPKSREEEKQDKEKQEEKKEYESKEDDYRPKYRSFEDRYRISSTTSSSSISTLSTASAPSYSSTALTSSSGCLNRPNSLTGITSSYSRSSRDTEKEMDKKEEEKEGDDKSQPRSIRDRRRPREKRRSTGVSFWTQDGDDNDPDRQSDSEEGSVKGEVQVDRLSRNDGGSAASSLDRNDSLLGYGESRRTYSSRLDRDDTTDYKKVDSIPSGVRVCVTDGFLFYFGSQLYEQILAENEKLKAQLRDTDLELADLKLQLEKATQRQERYADRSQLEMEKRERRALERKISEMEEELKNLPQVKQVQALRQVKERLQAENRALARVVAKLSRAARSQPPPVDL, encoded by the exons CCCTCCACCAG GCGTGCATAGACGACAACCCGGACATGGTGACGTTCCTGGTGGCGCACGGGGCCAGCATCAACCAACCCGACAACGAGGGCTGGATCCCCCTCCACGCCGCCGCGTCCTGCGGGTACCTGGGCATCGCAGA GTACCTCATCGGCCACGGGGCCAGCGTGGGCGTGGTGAACAGCGAGGGCGAGACGCCGCTGGACATCGCCGAGGAGGAGGCCATGGAGGAGCTCCTGCAGAACGAGATCAACCGGCAAG GCGTGGACATCGAGGCGGCCCGCAAGGAGGAGGAGCGCGTCATGCTGCGAGACGCTCGCCAGTGGGTCAACAGCGGCCAGATCCAGGACATCCGGCACGCCAAATCCGGAGGAACGGCGCTCCACGTCGCCGCCGCCAAGGGCTACGTGGAGGTTTTAAA GCTTTTAATCCAAGCAGGGTATGATGTAAATATTAAGGACTACGACGGGTGGACTCCGCTACACGCGGCGGCGCACTGGGGCAAGGAGGAGGCCTGCAGGATACTGGTGGAGAACCTTTGCGACATGGACGTCATCAATAAAATG GGCCAGACGCCTTTTGACGTCTCGGACGAAGACGTTCTGGGATACTTGGAAGAGctgcaaaagaaacaaaatctg CTGATAAGTGAGAAGAAGGAAGACAAGAAGTCCCCACTGATTGAAACCACCACCACGGGGGACAACAACCAACCACTGAAACCACTCAAGAG CAAAGAAATGCTACTGCTGGAGCCAGAGAAGACCGCCCCGCGGATCGAGACCCTGGAGCCCGAGAAggtggacgaggaggaggaggaagaggagggcaaAAAGGACGAGTCCAGCTGTTccagcgaggaggaggaggaggaagattcGGAGTCGGAGAACGAAGCGG ATAAGAGCAAACCCTCGGCGTCCGTGGGCAACAGCACGACGCCCGCCCGGGGCGGCATCACCGGGTCCTCTCCCGCCAGTCCTACCAACCAGCTGACCGGCCCCTCGTCGCCCACTAAGAAG TTTGATTATGTTGCCCCCCTCATGCCCGTGGCCGAGCCCGGCTGTCCCGCATTGTGGCGTCAAGGCTTGCGCAAAACTGGCATTTCTCTAGTGCCCAAAAAAGCCACG GTCGCCACCCAACCCGCCGCCAAGGTCTCGGCCAAAGTGGAGGAGGAGCGCAAGGACGAGTCGCCGGCGTCGTGGCGCCTGGGCCTGCGGAAGACGGGCAGCTACGGGGCGCTGGCGGAGATCACGGCCACCAAAGAGGCGCAGCGGGAGAAGGACACCACCACGGGGGTGATGCGCTCGGCCTCCAGCCCGCGCCTCTCCTCCTCGCTggacaacaaagacaaagagaAG GAGAAGGACAAGGGAACTCGGCTCGCCTACGTGGCACCAACCATTCCCAGGAGACTGGCCAGTACATCGGACATCGACGAGAAGGAAAACAG GGACTCTGCCGCGCTGATCCGTAGCGGCTCCTACACCCGGCGGCGCTGGGACGATGACCTGAAGAACAGCGAAGGGACCACCTCCACAAACAGAACCTCCAGCTACCAGCGGAG CGGCTCTTTCGGCAGACGATACGACGCCTTGAGCTCCTCGACGACCGCCACCACCCCCGCCTCCACCTTGTCCTCCTggtcctcctccaccaccaccaccacaacaaccaccaccaccaccacctcatCATCGGTTACCTCGCCCACCGGGCACCGCGGCCTGGGCTCCGCCTCCACCCGCGCTGGCTCCGCCGGTCTCACCAGCAG GTACTGGTCAGAGGAGAGCGCAGAGAGGGAAAAGGACAAGGAGCGGGAGTCGGCCACGGTCATCCCCACCATAAACACTGGCTCTACCACCACCGCCATCGGCACGTCCGGCATTAACACCGCCACCACGGGCACGGGCCCCGAACGACGCAG gtcaTACCTGACACCCGTACGGGACGAGGAGTCCGAGTCCCAGCGGAAAGCTCGCTCCAGGCAGGCCCGCCAGTCGAGGAGGTCCACGCAG GGCGTCACTCTGACCGACCTGCAAGAGGCCGAGAAGACCATCGGCAGGAGTCGCACCCCGAAGAGCCGCGAGGAGGAGAAGCAGGACAAGGAGAAgcaggaggagaagaaggagtACGAATCCAAGGAGGACGACTACCGACCAAAGTATCGCAGCTTTGAAGAC CGCTACCGCATCTCCTCCACCACCTCGTCGTCCTCCATTTCCACGCTCAGCACTGCCTCGGCCCCGTCTTACTCCAGCACCGCGTTGACCTCCAGCTCCGGCTGCCTCAACAGGCCCAACAGCCTGACGGGCATCACCTCCTCCTACAGCCGCTCCTCCAGGGACACCGAGAAAG aaatggacaaaaaggaggaggagaaggagggcgACGACAAGTCTCAGCCTCGCTCCATCCGGGATCGCAGGCGGCCCCGCGAGAAGCGACGATCCACCGGCGTCTCTTTTTGGACCCAAGAT GGGGATGACAACGACCCTGACCGGCAGTCCGACTCGGAGGAGGGCAGCGTCAAGGGAGAGGTGCAG GTGGACCGGTTGTCCAG GAACGACGGCGGCAGCGCGGCGTCCTCCCTGGACCGCAACGACTCGCTGCTCGGCTACGGCGAGAGTCGGAGGACTTACTCCAGCCGGCTGGACAGAGACGACACCACCGACTACAAGAAGGTGGACTCGATCCCGTCCGGCGTGCGCGTTTGTGTTACGGATGGCTTCTTGTTCTATTTTGGCTCTCAGCTCTACGAGCAGATCTTGGCTGAGAACGAGAAGCTGAAGGCGCAGTTACGCGACACGGACCTGGAGCTGGCCGACTTGAAGCTGCAACTGGAGAAGGCCACGCAG AGGCAGGAACGCTACGCCGACAGGTCGCAGCTTGAGATGGAGAAAAGG GAAAGACGAGCTCTCGAAAGGAAAATTTCTGAGATGGAGGAGGAACTCAAG AACCTCCCGCAGGTAAAGCAGGTTCAGGCTCTGCGTCAGGTTAAGGAGCGGCTGCAGGCCGAGAACCGGGCGCTGGCCCGCGTGGTGGCGAAGCTCTCGCGGGCCGCCCGCAGCCAGCCGCCCCCCGTCGACCTCTAA
- the ppp1r12a gene encoding protein phosphatase 1 regulatory subunit 12A isoform X8, with product MKMADAKQKRNEQLKRWLGSETDLEPPILKKKKTKVKFDDGAVFLAACSSGDTEEVLRMLDRGADINYANVDGLTALHQACIDDNPDMVTFLVAHGASINQPDNEGWIPLHAAASCGYLGIAEYLIGHGASVGVVNSEGETPLDIAEEEAMEELLQNEINRQGVDIEAARKEEERVMLRDARQWVNSGQIQDIRHAKSGGTALHVAAAKGYVEVLKLLIQAGYDVNIKDYDGWTPLHAAAHWGKEEACRILVENLCDMDVINKMGQTPFDVSDEDVLGYLEELQKKQNLLISEKKEDKKSPLIETTTTGDNNQPLKPLKSKEMLLLEPEKTAPRIETLEPEKVDEEEEEEEGKKDESSCSSEEEEEEDSESENEADKSKPSASVGNSTTPARGGITGSSPASPTNQLTGPSSPTKKFDYVAPLMPVAEPGCPALWRQGLRKTGISLVPKKATVATQPAAKVSAKVEEERKDESPASWRLGLRKTGSYGALAEITATKEAQREKDTTTGVMRSASSPRLSSSLDNKDKEKEKDKGTRLAYVAPTIPRRLASTSDIDEKENRDSAALIRSGSYTRRRWDDDLKNSEGTTSTNRTSSYQRSTSHTLALGRSGSTRDVPAKSSSTSSLDPNTCHTKPWQPPASHYQSYSIYRSGSFGRRYDALSSSTTATTPASTLSSWSSSTTTTTTTTTTTTSSSVTSPTGHRGLGSASTRAGSAGLTSRYWSEESAEREKDKERESATVIPTINTGSTTTAIGTSGINTATTGTGPERRRSYLTPVRDEESESQRKARSRQARQSRRSTQGVTLTDLQEAEKTIGRSRTPKSREEEKQDKEKQEEKKEYESKEDDYRPKYRSFEDRYRISSTTSSSSISTLSTASAPSYSSTALTSSSGCLNRPNSLTGITSSYSRSSRDTEKEMDKKEEEKEGDDKSQPRSIRDRRRPREKRRSTGVSFWTQDGDDNDPDRQSDSEEGSVKGEVQVDRLSRNDGGSAASSLDRNDSLLGYGESRRTYSSRLDRDDTTDYKKLYEQILAENEKLKAQLRDTDLELADLKLQLEKATQRQERYADRSQLEMEKRERRALERKISEMEEELKTLPDLKADNQRLKDENGALIRVISKLSK from the exons CCCTCCACCAG GCGTGCATAGACGACAACCCGGACATGGTGACGTTCCTGGTGGCGCACGGGGCCAGCATCAACCAACCCGACAACGAGGGCTGGATCCCCCTCCACGCCGCCGCGTCCTGCGGGTACCTGGGCATCGCAGA GTACCTCATCGGCCACGGGGCCAGCGTGGGCGTGGTGAACAGCGAGGGCGAGACGCCGCTGGACATCGCCGAGGAGGAGGCCATGGAGGAGCTCCTGCAGAACGAGATCAACCGGCAAG GCGTGGACATCGAGGCGGCCCGCAAGGAGGAGGAGCGCGTCATGCTGCGAGACGCTCGCCAGTGGGTCAACAGCGGCCAGATCCAGGACATCCGGCACGCCAAATCCGGAGGAACGGCGCTCCACGTCGCCGCCGCCAAGGGCTACGTGGAGGTTTTAAA GCTTTTAATCCAAGCAGGGTATGATGTAAATATTAAGGACTACGACGGGTGGACTCCGCTACACGCGGCGGCGCACTGGGGCAAGGAGGAGGCCTGCAGGATACTGGTGGAGAACCTTTGCGACATGGACGTCATCAATAAAATG GGCCAGACGCCTTTTGACGTCTCGGACGAAGACGTTCTGGGATACTTGGAAGAGctgcaaaagaaacaaaatctg CTGATAAGTGAGAAGAAGGAAGACAAGAAGTCCCCACTGATTGAAACCACCACCACGGGGGACAACAACCAACCACTGAAACCACTCAAGAG CAAAGAAATGCTACTGCTGGAGCCAGAGAAGACCGCCCCGCGGATCGAGACCCTGGAGCCCGAGAAggtggacgaggaggaggaggaagaggagggcaaAAAGGACGAGTCCAGCTGTTccagcgaggaggaggaggaggaagattcGGAGTCGGAGAACGAAGCGG ATAAGAGCAAACCCTCGGCGTCCGTGGGCAACAGCACGACGCCCGCCCGGGGCGGCATCACCGGGTCCTCTCCCGCCAGTCCTACCAACCAGCTGACCGGCCCCTCGTCGCCCACTAAGAAG TTTGATTATGTTGCCCCCCTCATGCCCGTGGCCGAGCCCGGCTGTCCCGCATTGTGGCGTCAAGGCTTGCGCAAAACTGGCATTTCTCTAGTGCCCAAAAAAGCCACG GTCGCCACCCAACCCGCCGCCAAGGTCTCGGCCAAAGTGGAGGAGGAGCGCAAGGACGAGTCGCCGGCGTCGTGGCGCCTGGGCCTGCGGAAGACGGGCAGCTACGGGGCGCTGGCGGAGATCACGGCCACCAAAGAGGCGCAGCGGGAGAAGGACACCACCACGGGGGTGATGCGCTCGGCCTCCAGCCCGCGCCTCTCCTCCTCGCTggacaacaaagacaaagagaAG GAGAAGGACAAGGGAACTCGGCTCGCCTACGTGGCACCAACCATTCCCAGGAGACTGGCCAGTACATCGGACATCGACGAGAAGGAAAACAG GGACTCTGCCGCGCTGATCCGTAGCGGCTCCTACACCCGGCGGCGCTGGGACGATGACCTGAAGAACAGCGAAGGGACCACCTCCACAAACAGAACCTCCAGCTACCAGCGGAG CACGTCCCACACGCTAGCGCTAGGGCGGAGCGGCAGCACGCGGGACGTGCCGGCAAAGTCTTCGTCCACCTCCAGCTTGGACCCTAACACCTGTCACACTAAACCCTGGCAGCCGCCCGCCTCCCACTACCAGTCGTACAGCATTTACCGCAG CGGCTCTTTCGGCAGACGATACGACGCCTTGAGCTCCTCGACGACCGCCACCACCCCCGCCTCCACCTTGTCCTCCTggtcctcctccaccaccaccaccacaacaaccaccaccaccaccacctcatCATCGGTTACCTCGCCCACCGGGCACCGCGGCCTGGGCTCCGCCTCCACCCGCGCTGGCTCCGCCGGTCTCACCAGCAG GTACTGGTCAGAGGAGAGCGCAGAGAGGGAAAAGGACAAGGAGCGGGAGTCGGCCACGGTCATCCCCACCATAAACACTGGCTCTACCACCACCGCCATCGGCACGTCCGGCATTAACACCGCCACCACGGGCACGGGCCCCGAACGACGCAG gtcaTACCTGACACCCGTACGGGACGAGGAGTCCGAGTCCCAGCGGAAAGCTCGCTCCAGGCAGGCCCGCCAGTCGAGGAGGTCCACGCAG GGCGTCACTCTGACCGACCTGCAAGAGGCCGAGAAGACCATCGGCAGGAGTCGCACCCCGAAGAGCCGCGAGGAGGAGAAGCAGGACAAGGAGAAgcaggaggagaagaaggagtACGAATCCAAGGAGGACGACTACCGACCAAAGTATCGCAGCTTTGAAGAC CGCTACCGCATCTCCTCCACCACCTCGTCGTCCTCCATTTCCACGCTCAGCACTGCCTCGGCCCCGTCTTACTCCAGCACCGCGTTGACCTCCAGCTCCGGCTGCCTCAACAGGCCCAACAGCCTGACGGGCATCACCTCCTCCTACAGCCGCTCCTCCAGGGACACCGAGAAAG aaatggacaaaaaggaggaggagaaggagggcgACGACAAGTCTCAGCCTCGCTCCATCCGGGATCGCAGGCGGCCCCGCGAGAAGCGACGATCCACCGGCGTCTCTTTTTGGACCCAAGAT GGGGATGACAACGACCCTGACCGGCAGTCCGACTCGGAGGAGGGCAGCGTCAAGGGAGAGGTGCAG GTGGACCGGTTGTCCAG GAACGACGGCGGCAGCGCGGCGTCCTCCCTGGACCGCAACGACTCGCTGCTCGGCTACGGCGAGAGTCGGAGGACTTACTCCAGCCGGCTGGACAGAGACGACACCACCGACTACAAGAAG CTCTACGAGCAGATCTTGGCTGAGAACGAGAAGCTGAAGGCGCAGTTACGCGACACGGACCTGGAGCTGGCCGACTTGAAGCTGCAACTGGAGAAGGCCACGCAG AGGCAGGAACGCTACGCCGACAGGTCGCAGCTTGAGATGGAGAAAAGG GAAAGACGAGCTCTCGAAAGGAAAATTTCTGAGATGGAGGAGGAACTCAAG ACGCTCCCCGACTTGAAAGCGGACAACCAGAGGCTAAAGGACGAGAACGGCGCGCTCATCCGAGTCATTAGCAAGCTTTCCAAGTAG